A stretch of the Aminipila terrae genome encodes the following:
- a CDS encoding M56 family metallopeptidase, giving the protein MEGFLENLFLHILNMSITASYITLFVILARFLLKKSPKIFSYALWSVVLFRLICPFSFTSVFSFLHVFGMGSGKMEYIPSEIGTMALPQVNTGIKSMDSTINSSLPAALPEASYNPMQIIIFVLSVLWVIGVAAIFVYSIISYVKLKHKVCTAIRIENNVYETGSISSPFVLGIIKPKIYLPADIDQKQRTYILMHEQTHINRRDHLIKPLAFLSLCLHWFNPLVWISFVLMTKDMEMSCDESVLKKLGTNIKKDYSSSLLSMALNNHRINAIPLAFGESNVKMRIKNILDYKKPGIFLMVMLAAFCTIVIFVCISNPKETDIPATVNPIQTADQLYENRTPYLGNNSKVITLLDTLPLPEGITRSEVQLNTSTKPYSATIHYSTKNDSLVTDKKDFFKISALLMATVDNMDSITHIGHWSNPALSSSQFYYSFTRSEIETVLRCDVREYGKSPKDLSKLMERLDQINLSEKSQTELVPLQAQWTAKQSLGADMAVLDYASDTTVIFHGYFGLYVYDLNTLQIVRSLDLKALKCDATQGDNYCEVSVSEDGSTVQLHPVSSKKMFVYTVSDNNLVEIPYKPLNNPFKGSLVPVEKVIHSDTGKYSYNAVDFKNGEYGLLYTPDGTIGTLTYMRADMLYSLFKVN; this is encoded by the coding sequence ATGGAAGGGTTCCTGGAAAATCTGTTTTTACATATTTTAAATATGAGCATTACAGCCAGCTATATCACGCTTTTCGTCATCCTTGCCAGATTTCTGCTTAAGAAATCCCCAAAGATTTTTTCTTATGCCTTGTGGAGTGTTGTTCTGTTTCGTCTTATATGCCCTTTTTCCTTTACCTCTGTTTTTAGTTTTCTACATGTATTTGGCATGGGTAGCGGAAAGATGGAATATATTCCTTCTGAGATTGGAACAATGGCTCTGCCACAGGTTAACACGGGAATTAAATCCATGGATTCAACCATTAATTCATCCCTTCCGGCAGCTTTGCCTGAGGCAAGTTATAACCCCATGCAGATTATTATATTTGTCCTGTCTGTTCTCTGGGTTATAGGAGTGGCAGCTATATTTGTTTACAGTATAATATCTTACGTAAAGTTGAAGCATAAAGTGTGTACTGCTATCCGGATTGAAAATAACGTATATGAAACCGGGAGCATTTCATCTCCTTTTGTTCTGGGCATCATAAAACCTAAGATCTATTTACCAGCAGATATAGACCAAAAACAACGTACTTATATTCTAATGCATGAACAGACCCATATAAATAGAAGGGATCATCTGATAAAGCCCCTGGCCTTTCTGTCTCTATGCCTTCACTGGTTTAATCCCCTTGTCTGGATTAGTTTTGTGTTGATGACCAAAGATATGGAGATGTCCTGTGATGAAAGCGTTTTAAAAAAACTCGGCACAAATATAAAGAAAGATTATTCTTCTTCGCTTTTATCTATGGCTCTGAACAATCATAGAATAAATGCCATACCACTGGCTTTTGGGGAAAGTAATGTTAAAATGCGAATTAAAAATATACTGGATTATAAAAAGCCCGGAATCTTTCTGATGGTTATGCTTGCCGCCTTCTGCACTATTGTCATCTTTGTGTGCATATCAAATCCAAAAGAAACAGACATACCTGCAACAGTCAATCCCATCCAGACTGCTGATCAGCTCTATGAAAACAGAACCCCGTATCTGGGTAACAACAGCAAAGTCATCACATTACTTGACACATTGCCCTTACCTGAAGGGATTACCCGTAGTGAAGTTCAGCTCAACACATCAACTAAGCCTTATAGTGCCACTATCCATTACTCCACTAAAAATGACTCTCTTGTAACGGATAAAAAGGACTTTTTTAAAATTTCTGCATTATTAATGGCCACCGTGGATAATATGGATTCAATTACTCATATAGGCCATTGGAGCAATCCTGCCCTTTCTTCCAGTCAGTTTTATTACAGTTTTACACGGTCGGAAATAGAGACCGTATTGAGATGTGATGTACGGGAGTATGGGAAGAGTCCAAAAGACCTTTCAAAATTAATGGAAAGATTAGATCAGATTAACCTGTCAGAAAAAAGTCAGACAGAGCTTGTACCTTTACAGGCACAATGGACGGCAAAGCAAAGCCTTGGAGCAGATATGGCTGTTCTGGATTATGCCTCAGATACCACTGTAATTTTTCATGGATATTTTGGGCTTTATGTATACGACTTAAATACTTTGCAGATTGTTCGCAGTCTTGATTTAAAAGCCTTGAAATGTGACGCAACACAGGGAGATAATTATTGTGAAGTTTCCGTAAGCGAGGATGGAAGCACGGTACAGCTACATCCCGTGAGCAGCAAAAAAATGTTTGTTTATACGGTATCAGATAATAACCTGGTTGAGATACCCTATAAACCTCTGAATAATCCATTTAAAGGTTCATTGGTGCCTGTGGAAAAGGTGATACATTCAGATACTGGAAAATATAGTTATAATGCTGTTGACTTTAAAAATGGCGAGTACGGACTTCTTTATACTCCCGATGGAACAATTGGAACCCTCACCTATATGAGAGCTGACATGTTATATTCATTATTTAAAGTTAATTGA
- a CDS encoding sensor domain-containing diguanylate cyclase produces MYNIKEYNRYKYVLENIKDIIWEMDASLVFTFVSEASEETAGYKAEELVGRCMLDFLTPESKNYVAQKWRERFTGTENLKKIILYDVQFVCKDGSLIWVEVSVKPIINNDKLMGYIGVTRDISEKKSHEEELKKYIEELKYANKRLEEMATFDMLTGAYNRRKFEYFVKMSIEKKENSGISFCIIMFDIDFFKKVNDTFGHREGDRILKEITAIVKSSLREQDKVFRWGGEEFIILLPELPLERTEEIAESLRKAVEQNDFGIKNHPVTISLGIGEYVINDSIEQFVSRVDNGLLKAKSTGRNRVIIG; encoded by the coding sequence ATGTATAATATAAAGGAATATAATCGATATAAATATGTACTGGAAAACATTAAAGATATTATTTGGGAAATGGATGCCAGTTTAGTCTTTACTTTCGTCAGTGAGGCTTCAGAAGAAACAGCTGGTTATAAGGCAGAGGAACTAGTTGGCCGGTGCATGCTGGATTTTCTTACCCCAGAATCAAAGAATTATGTTGCACAAAAATGGAGAGAAAGGTTTACAGGCACAGAAAATTTGAAAAAAATCATATTATATGATGTTCAGTTTGTGTGCAAAGACGGAAGTTTAATATGGGTAGAAGTTTCTGTAAAACCCATTATTAACAATGATAAATTAATGGGTTATATTGGAGTTACAAGAGATATTTCAGAAAAGAAAAGTCATGAAGAAGAATTAAAAAAATATATTGAGGAACTTAAATACGCCAATAAAAGATTAGAAGAAATGGCTACCTTTGATATGCTCACAGGAGCATACAACAGGAGGAAATTTGAATACTTCGTTAAAATGTCCATTGAGAAAAAAGAAAATTCAGGGATATCCTTTTGCATCATTATGTTTGACATAGACTTTTTTAAGAAGGTAAATGATACTTTCGGACATAGAGAGGGAGACCGCATATTAAAAGAAATAACTGCAATCGTAAAAAGCAGTTTAAGGGAGCAGGATAAAGTATTCCGATGGGGAGGAGAAGAATTTATCATTCTTTTGCCGGAGTTACCCCTGGAAAGAACGGAAGAAATAGCAGAAAGTCTCAGAAAGGCAGTAGAACAAAATGATTTTGGAATAAAAAATCACCCTGTTACCATAAGCCTGGGAATTGGGGAATATGTAATTAATGACAGCATAGAACAGTTTGTTTCACGTGTTGATAATGGCTTATTAAAAGCTAAATCCACAGGACGGAACCGGGTGATAATAGGATAG
- a CDS encoding Hsp20/alpha crystallin family protein → MFGLTPLNRNQLQKRDGHDFIDFYNMLDDFFSDNPFSLRNPGSQAFKLDVKDQGNAYLVEAEMPGTKKEEIKLDYQNDYLIIKVEKNEEINEEKENFLHRERRSSSMQRSVYLKDIDVATVEAKLEDGILKISLPKIEQPSNKLQIEIK, encoded by the coding sequence ATGTTTGGATTAACACCTTTAAACAGAAATCAGCTTCAGAAGCGAGACGGGCACGATTTTATAGACTTCTACAATATGTTAGATGACTTTTTCAGTGACAATCCGTTCAGTCTTAGAAATCCTGGCAGCCAAGCCTTTAAGCTGGACGTAAAAGATCAGGGAAATGCCTATCTTGTAGAAGCAGAAATGCCTGGCACAAAAAAAGAAGAAATTAAACTGGATTATCAAAATGATTACCTAATCATCAAAGTAGAAAAAAATGAAGAAATAAATGAAGAAAAAGAGAATTTTCTTCACAGAGAACGCAGAAGCAGTTCCATGCAGCGTTCTGTTTATCTAAAAGATATAGATGTGGCTACTGTGGAAGCAAAACTGGAAGATGGTATATTGAAGATTTCTCTTCCAAAAATTGAACAGCCTTCTAACAAACTGCAAATAGAAATAAAATAG
- a CDS encoding dienelactone hydrolase family protein produces MLKYINHNQMACIVLHEIYGINDFIRNICLQYHQEGADVYCPDLLKKESHFHYGEAAEAYSYFTSEIGFEVYRDILDLIKELKESYERVVVIGFSIGATIAWRCCQSSYCDAVVACYGSRIRDYLHLEPKCKTYLMFAEMDSFDVDFVCKELLKKQNTEILRINAHHGFLDKYSASFDQEKSDYFNLQRKKWGVFH; encoded by the coding sequence ATGCTGAAATATATAAATCATAATCAGATGGCGTGCATTGTTTTGCATGAGATTTATGGCATAAATGATTTTATTAGAAATATCTGTCTTCAATACCATCAGGAGGGGGCTGATGTTTACTGCCCCGACTTACTGAAAAAGGAAAGCCACTTTCACTACGGGGAAGCTGCAGAAGCATACTCCTATTTTACTAGTGAGATTGGGTTTGAGGTCTATAGAGATATTCTCGATTTAATAAAAGAGTTGAAAGAATCCTATGAAAGGGTAGTTGTTATAGGATTCAGCATTGGCGCTACTATTGCATGGCGATGCTGCCAAAGTTCATATTGTGATGCAGTTGTAGCCTGCTATGGCTCCAGAATAAGAGACTATCTACATTTAGAACCTAAGTGCAAAACTTATCTGATGTTTGCGGAAATGGATTCTTTTGATGTGGATTTTGTATGTAAAGAGTTGTTGAAAAAACAAAATACTGAAATACTCAGGATAAATGCACATCACGGTTTTCTGGATAAATATTCGGCTTCCTTTGATCAGGAAAAATCTGACTATTTTAATTTGCAGAGGAAAAAATGGGGAGTTTTTCATTAA
- a CDS encoding zinc ribbon domain-containing protein, whose translation MKMCIACGMPMKAKEDFAMGDESKDYCRYCARPDGSMQSYDEKLEGMTDFIVRTQGLDKAAGENAARGMMEKLPAWKK comes from the coding sequence ATGAAAATGTGTATTGCATGTGGTATGCCTATGAAGGCAAAAGAAGATTTTGCAATGGGTGATGAGAGTAAGGACTATTGCAGGTACTGTGCCAGACCAGATGGTTCTATGCAGTCTTACGATGAAAAACTGGAAGGCATGACTGATTTTATTGTCAGAACTCAGGGCTTGGATAAAGCTGCCGGAGAAAATGCAGCTAGAGGTATGATGGAAAAGCTGCCGGCCTGGAAAAAATAA
- a CDS encoding TetR/AcrR family transcriptional regulator, translating to MSKRDEQKAKTRQIIIHAAFEQFSKGGLINTPTASVAKAAGVSHGTIFAHFPTREDLLDAVIEEFGIRVSERMHELAQGACGMREILQVHLKGISEYENFYIRLISETPLLHEDTKNTLIMIQSAVSFHLTQVAEREMEKHIIKRMPLNLMFNTWLGLIHYYLANRDLFAPEGSVISRYGEEWVQHFMNLISL from the coding sequence ATGAGCAAGAGAGATGAACAAAAAGCCAAGACCAGACAAATTATTATCCATGCAGCTTTTGAACAGTTTTCAAAGGGAGGACTGATTAATACCCCAACTGCCTCTGTGGCAAAAGCAGCAGGAGTTTCCCACGGCACTATATTTGCACATTTCCCCACAAGAGAGGATTTGCTAGATGCCGTGATAGAGGAATTTGGTATAAGAGTCTCCGAGCGAATGCATGAACTGGCCCAAGGTGCGTGTGGGATGAGAGAAATTCTCCAGGTTCATTTGAAGGGAATCAGTGAGTACGAAAACTTTTACATAAGGTTGATTTCAGAAACCCCGCTGCTTCATGAAGATACAAAAAATACCCTGATTATGATACAGTCTGCTGTGTCCTTTCATCTGACACAGGTTGCGGAAAGAGAAATGGAAAAACATATTATCAAAAGGATGCCTTTAAATCTTATGTTTAATACATGGCTGGGGCTTATACATTATTATCTGGCAAACAGGGATTTATTTGCACCGGAAGGATCTGTCATTTCAAGATACGGAGAAGAATGGGTTCAACACTTTATGAATTTAATTTCTTTATAA
- a CDS encoding YxeA family protein codes for MKKFLLVIGVIILVISAYFIMSFDSDKLDPDNPSGKTVYYTTINNDKVELNGDNRYEYKLSCYDEKGKEKSLDFTTGKELKAGAYVKLFHATFRGVTHWEEVKQSDLPERVQKIYKNNK; via the coding sequence TTGAAAAAATTTCTATTAGTAATTGGGGTCATAATACTAGTAATCAGTGCTTATTTTATTATGTCTTTTGATTCAGATAAACTGGATCCAGATAATCCAAGCGGGAAGACTGTATATTATACAACCATTAATAATGATAAAGTAGAATTAAATGGAGATAACAGATACGAATATAAGTTATCTTGTTATGACGAAAAAGGAAAGGAAAAGAGCCTGGATTTTACCACGGGTAAAGAGTTAAAAGCTGGCGCCTACGTGAAGCTCTTTCATGCAACTTTCCGGGGGGTTACTCATTGGGAAGAAGTAAAGCAAAGTGATTTGCCTGAGAGAGTACAGAAAATTTATAAAAATAATAAGTAA
- a CDS encoding RNA polymerase sigma factor, giving the protein MTEFEEIYSKYFKDVYRYVLCLSKNENIAEDITQETFFKALKSIDSFKGNCKMSVWLCQIAKNAYFSYLRKEKINFENIDDIGDYSDSGFEQLLAGNEGAFEIHKLLHNLEEPYKEVFTLRFFGDLSFLKIAELFGKTESWSRVTYHRARIKLKEKLK; this is encoded by the coding sequence GTGACGGAATTTGAAGAAATATACTCCAAATATTTTAAGGATGTATATAGATATGTTCTATGTCTTTCTAAGAATGAAAATATTGCAGAAGATATAACCCAGGAAACCTTTTTCAAAGCTTTAAAAAGCATTGACAGTTTCAAGGGAAACTGTAAGATGAGTGTCTGGCTTTGTCAAATAGCAAAGAATGCATACTTTTCATATTTAAGGAAAGAAAAAATCAATTTCGAAAACATAGATGATATAGGAGATTATTCTGACTCTGGTTTTGAACAATTATTAGCCGGCAATGAAGGTGCATTTGAAATTCATAAATTGCTCCATAATTTAGAGGAACCTTATAAAGAGGTCTTCACCCTGCGTTTTTTTGGGGATTTATCCTTTTTAAAAATAGCCGAGCTGTTTGGGAAAACAGAAAGTTGGTCAAGAGTCACCTATCATCGTGCAAGAATAAAGTTAAAGGAGAAGTTGAAATGA
- a CDS encoding DUF3955 domain-containing protein codes for MKLSCEVIKDLLPLYYDKVCSKESALLVEEHLADCPQCRDELQKLNMHLESPTISNQEVKFMENISEKWKKDKRVSFTRGSMLISALAALICFVSYNLIGSKLLPDGTLVEPFALIPIGYLFILLFIISLIFNLLFLLIAKLKKNNKKS; via the coding sequence ATGAAATTATCATGTGAAGTCATTAAAGATCTGCTGCCATTGTATTATGACAAAGTGTGTAGTAAAGAAAGCGCTTTGTTAGTTGAAGAACATTTAGCTGACTGTCCTCAGTGCAGAGATGAGTTGCAAAAACTTAATATGCATTTAGAAAGTCCGACTATTTCAAATCAGGAGGTAAAATTTATGGAAAATATTTCAGAGAAGTGGAAAAAAGATAAGCGAGTTTCGTTTACAAGAGGTTCCATGTTAATTTCAGCATTAGCAGCTCTCATTTGTTTTGTTTCTTATAATTTGATTGGTTCAAAACTTTTGCCAGATGGGACCCTGGTTGAGCCCTTTGCTTTGATACCAATTGGATATCTGTTTATTTTATTGTTCATCATTTCATTGATATTCAATCTTCTTTTTTTACTAATAGCCAAACTCAAAAAGAATAATAAAAAAAGCTGA
- a CDS encoding sensor histidine kinase: MNLSLKVKLTISYVLLSLFLVTSLLFASNYLLEKKFQTYVINTQDKKNQDIVYLVTDEFGKNGEFPSESMLRNLGNTALAQGLVLMVSDTKDNQIFCMSTLDSRICDNMLDSMRSNMARIYPNFKGEYVEKHYDVIKNNVKVATVTLGYYGPYFYNDEDVQFIKVLNRVFITVGMLFLIIAAVFGFYMANRMSRPIKKVIDKTRQIEEGNYTERLTFSSGTIELNQLIQSVNRLADSLQRQQHSKKQMAKDYAHEFRTPLASLQSNLEAMIDGVLETTPERLESCRTEILRLTRMLSDIDKIVKIENESLLLDKTKFDLQDLVHQVVLNFQPELDSLKLQLKVSTKSCEIYADKDKIVQVIINLLSNAIKYTDEGGDIQITANRYLDKAELIVSDTGEGIAQEELPNIFEHLYRADKSRSRNTGGSGIGLSVVKAIVDAHNGHIEVKTQLGKGSSFIITLPQ, from the coding sequence ATGAATTTAAGTCTGAAAGTTAAATTAACCATATCCTATGTTTTGCTTTCCCTGTTTCTGGTTACTTCCCTGTTATTTGCATCCAACTACTTACTGGAAAAAAAGTTTCAAACTTATGTTATAAATACCCAGGACAAAAAGAATCAGGATATTGTTTATCTGGTGACAGATGAATTTGGAAAAAACGGGGAATTCCCAAGTGAAAGTATGCTGAGAAATCTTGGGAATACGGCACTGGCCCAGGGACTGGTTCTGATGGTGTCCGATACAAAAGACAACCAGATATTTTGTATGAGTACATTAGACAGCCGGATTTGTGATAATATGCTGGACAGCATGCGCTCAAATATGGCCAGAATATATCCAAATTTCAAGGGAGAATATGTTGAAAAGCACTATGATGTAATAAAAAATAATGTTAAGGTAGCAACGGTCACCCTTGGCTATTATGGACCTTATTTCTATAATGACGAAGATGTTCAGTTTATAAAGGTTCTTAATAGAGTTTTTATTACCGTTGGCATGTTATTTTTAATTATTGCAGCAGTTTTTGGCTTCTATATGGCTAACAGAATGTCCAGACCAATAAAAAAAGTAATTGATAAAACAAGGCAGATTGAAGAAGGAAACTATACAGAAAGGTTAACTTTTTCTTCAGGGACAATTGAGCTTAACCAGTTAATTCAAAGTGTAAACAGGTTGGCTGATTCCTTACAGAGACAGCAGCATTCTAAAAAGCAAATGGCAAAAGATTACGCCCACGAATTCCGGACTCCATTAGCCTCCCTGCAGTCTAACTTGGAAGCCATGATTGATGGAGTACTGGAAACAACACCTGAAAGGCTGGAAAGCTGTAGGACAGAGATTTTAAGGCTTACCAGAATGTTATCAGACATTGATAAAATTGTGAAAATTGAAAATGAAAGTCTGCTGCTTGATAAAACCAAGTTCGATTTACAGGATCTGGTTCATCAGGTGGTTTTAAACTTTCAGCCGGAACTGGACAGCCTGAAGCTTCAACTGAAAGTGAGTACAAAATCTTGTGAAATTTATGCGGATAAAGACAAGATTGTTCAGGTAATTATAAATCTTCTCTCCAATGCCATAAAATATACAGATGAGGGCGGAGACATACAGATTACAGCCAATAGATATTTGGATAAAGCAGAACTTATCGTTTCAGATACGGGTGAGGGAATAGCCCAGGAAGAACTGCCCAATATCTTTGAACATTTATACCGGGCTGATAAATCACGTAGTCGGAATACAGGCGGATCGGGTATTGGCTTATCCGTAGTAAAGGCTATTGTTGATGCACATAATGGGCACATAGAAGTAAAAACCCAACTGGGCAAGGGAAGCAGTTTTATTATTACCCTTCCCCAGTGA
- a CDS encoding response regulator transcription factor: protein MSEEKKKVLIVEDEPKIVEAVMAYLKKSGYNPFVAYDGEKALTLFHNVSPDLVILDLMLPKISGEEVCKTIRRNSRVPIIMLTAKVSEEEMITGLNIGADDYVTKPFSPRELMARISSLLRRTDQGVSPLFHTMSWNDNDLEIDLNNHTVKKSGMEISLTPIEFKLLCVLIKYPKKTFTREELIGVVLGTDYEGFERTIDSHIKNLRSKIEDDTANPRYILTVRGLGYKFGGIS, encoded by the coding sequence ATGAGTGAAGAGAAGAAAAAGGTACTGATTGTGGAAGATGAGCCCAAGATAGTTGAAGCGGTAATGGCTTATCTGAAAAAAAGTGGCTATAATCCCTTTGTTGCCTATGATGGAGAGAAAGCCCTTACATTGTTTCATAATGTTAGCCCGGATCTGGTAATTTTGGATTTGATGTTACCAAAAATATCTGGTGAAGAAGTATGCAAAACCATAAGAAGAAACTCCAGAGTTCCCATTATCATGCTTACGGCTAAGGTCAGCGAAGAGGAAATGATAACGGGCTTAAATATTGGAGCAGATGATTATGTGACAAAACCTTTCAGTCCCAGAGAATTAATGGCCAGAATCAGCAGCTTATTGAGACGCACTGATCAGGGGGTATCACCTCTGTTTCATACAATGAGCTGGAATGATAATGATTTAGAAATAGACCTGAATAATCACACTGTAAAGAAATCCGGCATGGAGATCAGTCTGACTCCCATTGAGTTCAAACTACTATGTGTACTGATTAAGTACCCCAAAAAAACGTTTACACGGGAAGAACTTATTGGGGTTGTTCTAGGAACAGATTATGAGGGGTTTGAGAGGACCATTGATTCACATATAAAAAATCTAAGGAGTAAAATTGAGGATGACACGGCAAATCCAAGGTATATTCTGACGGTCCGGGGGCTTGGCTATAAATTTGGTGGAATCTCATAA
- a CDS encoding urease accessory protein UreH domain-containing protein, whose product MGKRMIKKIFKVGGMTCTGCETKIENKLKNTEGVQEVLASYVKGSISVTYDSEKIKGEDVIKIIKKLGYDVEANGDESRKETTKGSYNQQIIMVIIIFGMYLIVKNTVGFNFIPEISPNMGYGLLLLVGLLSSLHCIAMCGGINLSLCISHKSDQGGKSNLAKAVPGLLYNAGRVVSYTIIGGIVGALGSVFSLSSMGSAFITVLAGTFMVIMGLNMLDLFPWMRKLNPHMPKIFANKIYRTKTNKGPFIVGLLNGLMPCGPLQAMQLYALGTGSFLSGALSMFMFSLGTVPLLLGFGVLGSMLSSRFARNMVKCSAVLVIVLGLVMLNRGMAFTGITIPSVSAASGNNVSISTVSGEKQQVTTSLKGGRYAPIAVQEGIPVKWTINVDSNDLNGCNREIIIPEYNIKKELKTGENLIEFTPTKTGTFGYSCWMGMINSSITVVDDIENADTGKVAGAAATKASNSGSMGCCGI is encoded by the coding sequence ATGGGAAAAAGGATGATTAAAAAAATATTTAAGGTAGGCGGAATGACTTGTACAGGCTGTGAAACCAAAATTGAAAATAAACTGAAAAACACTGAAGGTGTTCAGGAAGTCCTGGCAAGCTATGTAAAGGGAAGTATATCAGTTACCTATGATTCAGAGAAAATTAAAGGGGAAGATGTCATAAAGATAATAAAGAAGCTTGGGTATGATGTGGAGGCAAATGGGGATGAATCTCGTAAGGAAACAACAAAGGGTTCTTATAACCAGCAGATCATCATGGTGATTATTATCTTTGGAATGTATCTCATAGTTAAAAATACAGTGGGTTTTAATTTTATACCTGAAATCAGTCCAAACATGGGATATGGCTTACTGTTACTTGTAGGCCTTTTATCCTCCCTTCACTGCATTGCCATGTGTGGAGGTATTAATTTATCCTTGTGTATATCGCATAAATCTGATCAGGGGGGTAAAAGTAATCTTGCTAAAGCTGTACCCGGTCTGCTTTATAATGCAGGAAGAGTGGTGTCTTATACCATAATAGGTGGTATTGTTGGTGCGCTGGGATCTGTATTCAGCCTTTCCAGCATGGGGAGTGCTTTTATTACTGTTTTGGCAGGGACTTTTATGGTGATTATGGGGCTGAACATGCTGGACTTGTTTCCCTGGATGAGAAAACTCAATCCTCATATGCCTAAAATATTTGCCAATAAAATATACAGAACAAAAACCAATAAAGGTCCCTTTATTGTTGGACTCCTAAATGGATTAATGCCCTGCGGGCCTTTGCAGGCCATGCAGCTATATGCCCTTGGCACTGGCAGCTTTTTAAGCGGAGCTTTATCTATGTTTATGTTTAGTTTAGGGACAGTTCCACTGCTGCTGGGGTTTGGAGTGCTGGGCTCCATGCTTAGTTCCAGGTTTGCTAGAAATATGGTAAAATGCAGTGCAGTACTAGTAATTGTATTAGGGCTGGTTATGCTGAACAGAGGGATGGCTTTTACAGGTATTACGATTCCTTCTGTTTCTGCTGCTAGCGGAAATAATGTGAGTATCAGTACAGTTTCAGGTGAAAAGCAGCAGGTAACAACCAGTCTGAAGGGAGGACGGTATGCCCCTATTGCAGTACAGGAGGGAATACCTGTAAAGTGGACAATAAATGTTGATTCAAATGATTTGAATGGATGTAATCGTGAAATAATCATTCCAGAGTACAACATTAAGAAAGAATTGAAGACAGGGGAAAATCTAATCGAATTTACTCCGACTAAAACCGGCACTTTTGGATACAGTTGCTGGATGGGTATGATAAACAGCAGTATTACAGTGGTGGATGATATTGAGAATGCAGATACAGGCAAAGTTGCAGGAGCAGCAGCCACCAAAGCAAGTAATTCTGGTTCCATGGGATGTTGCGGAATATAA